GGGCTCCCACTCCTTCTGCGGCGGCAGAATTGGTGGTTCCGGATTGTTCAACGGTTAGACGTTATCTGGGGCATCAACGGGTAGGGGTGGAACGGTCTATGAGGAGTTTCTGTGTGGCGTGGAGAGGGCAAATTCAGGAACTCACCGGACGATTGCCTGAGCCTAGACTCGTGCTTGGACAATTCGTGCAACAGGTGGATGAGTTAGAGCGGCAACTTTATGTAAAAATGGAGTCTTGGTGCCGGAGTCTCCATGTGCGGTTGCTGAAGCATCAGTCCACGATTTGGGAGAGAAATCCCCTGATTGACATTCGTCGGCAGCAACTGGCATTGATTGACCGTGGCATTCGCCTTGCTCGAGGAATGTCAGGGTGTATTCTTCTTAAACGCCACCAATCAGAATTGTGGATGTCCCAGCTAAATCAATTAAGTCCCCTTGCGGTCTTAGCGCGGGGATATAGCATTGTTCATAATCAGCAAAGTGGAAAAGTCGTGAAACAATCAACTGAAGTTTCTGTGGGAGAGTCAGTACGCACCAGACTTCATGAAGGTGAATTAATTTGTCTCGTAGAGCGTATCCATCCTTCAACTTAAGGAATTCCCTTTTGCTTCAGGTTCCAGCCTGGCTATAATACCTGTTTAGATAAATAGATGATGGTCTTCATAGTATAGAACCGAATCACTGACCCTCTACGGACAATTTTCATGGCTGTACTGAAATTTGAAAAAGCATTGTCCCGGTTGGAAACAATTGTGGCCGAGCTGGAACGCGGGGAGCTTTCCTTGGATGAGTCCTTGAGGATTTTTGAGGAGGGAGTCAAGCTCTCAAAAACCTGTCTGAAAATGCTGGATGATGCAGAGCGCAAAGTGGAGATCCTTGTCCAAGACAAGGATGGAAGAAAGCGTATACAGGCTTTTTCAGTTGAGGATTCCAATTTGCCGGAATCCTAGGTTTCTTTCACTACCATCTCTCTCAATCAGTAGGCTTCACATTGTCTGCTTCGTGGACATGAACATATGAAGGCTGTTCAGCCATCAGCCCCTTCTCGGAAATCCTCAAAAGAACGACTGGACTCCCTTGTCCTGAATCATGAGTTGGTCTCAAGCAGGGAACAGGCCTGTCGCCTTATTCTTGCCGGTCGGGTGAAAGTCGATGGGGTATTGATTGATAAGCCAGGTAAACTGGTTGCGACAACTGTTTCGGTGGAAGTGACGAAGCCGGAGTATGCCTATGCCAGCCGGGCAGGTGAAAAGCTGGCACCAGCCTTAGACGCATTTTGTATTTCTTGTTTAGATTTTGTGGTTATGGATGTGGGTGCCTCCACCGGAGGATTCACCGATTGTGTGCTTCAACGTGGTGCCAATCGAGTCTATGCCATTGACGTGGGGTATGGACAATTGGATTGGAGGCTGAGAACGGATCATCGGGTTGTGGTCATGGACCGTTGCAATATCCGCCATCTTTGCCCCAAAGATATTCCTGAGCCGGTTGATTTGGCGGTCATCGATGTTTCGTTTATTTCCCTTCGCTTGGTCTTGCCAGTGATTTTGCCTGTTCTGCGTGACCAGGCGTATCTTGTTGCATTGGTTAAGCCGCAGTTTGAAGTCGGGAAAGGACAAGTCGGAAAAGGAGGCATTGTCCGTGATGAACGATTGCGTGAGCAGGTGAGGGACGGTTTTGTGGATTATGCCCGTAGCCTGTGTCTTGATGTCATTGGTGTCATGGATTCCACGCTGTTGGGAAAAAAAGGAAACAAAGAAATGCTGGTGGGAATGAAAAAAAACGGGAAGATGAGTGCTGAAGGAAGCAAGCCAATTGCTTGCGGTAGTCCCCTACCCTAATTATGTAAAAGGAGAATTCTGGGCATGTCTACAAAAATTCTGGTGACCGGTGGAGCTGGATTCATTGGATCACATCTGGTTGACCGGTTAATTCAGGAAGGCAATGAGGTCATTGTTGTTGATAATCTCTCCACAGGGAAAAGAAAGAATGTCAATAAAAAAGCCCAATTTTACAAAATGGATATCCAGAGTAAACGGATTGAACGGGTATTCCGAAATGAGCGTCCCCTTATCGTGGTCCATCTGGCTGCGCAAATGAGTGTTCGCCATTCCACGGAGGATCCAAGCTTTGATGCGCAAGTGAATATTTTAGGGACCATCAATGTTTTAGAGCATGCCGTGAAGCAGGGCGTGCGAAAGGTGACGTTTGCGTCCTCGGGGGGAGTGGTCTATGGGGAACAGGGAGTGTTCCCGGCCGCAGAGTCGCACCGGACGGAACCTCTTTCTCCTTATGGAATTAGTAAACTGGCTGGTGAAAAGTATTTGGCCTATTACACCAATGCTACCGGACTCCGGTATGTGGCGCTTCGTTTTGCGAATGTCTATGGACCCAGGCAAGACTCTGAAGGGGAGGCAGGAGTCGTAGCGATTTTCTCAAAACAGATGCTGGATGGTGGTCAACCGATTGTCAATGGAACTGGGAAACAAACAAGAGATTTCGTCTATGTGGATGATGTGGTGGAAGCGATCCTGGTGACCTTAGGAGAAGATGTGCAGGGAATATTTAATGTGGGAACCGGGCAGGAGACGACGATCAACGAATGCTATGGAATTATTAAAAACTTAACGAAGTGCCAATGCAAAGATTTGTACGGAGCGGCAAAAAAAGGCGAGCAATTCCGAAGTGTGTTGGATGTGACCAAACTCCGAGAGGTATTTGGGTGGGATCCTCAGGTTACATTGGAGGAAGGGCTTACCCGGACAGTCGATTATTTCCGTGGAACAGAAAAGTAATTTATTAGGTGTAGGAGGATGATTGCTCCTGGTCAATCATCTGTTAATACCTGGGAACGGATTGATCGATCTCAATGGACCAGGCTTCAATTCCTCCAATCAGGTTTTTGACATTCGAGAATCCCTGTTGCAAAAGAAACCCTACGGCATCGGCGCTCCGCATTCCTTTATGACAGTACGCGACAATTTCAGCACTCGGGTCCAATTGTTTCAGGGAATGAGGAACCTGGCCCAAGGGAATCAGAACGGATCCCTCTATTTTTGCAATGGAGTACTCATGAGGTTCGCGTACATCCAATAAAAAAATCTGATCGCCTTTATCCATGCGCGCTTTTAAGTCGCGGACGGTGATGGTGTAACTCATATTGAAAGCCTCCTTACGTTTCTTAAGTAACTCCTTGTAGTCGAATCATCATAGCGGCTGAATTTTCGGGGTGTCAATTCCTTCTTCCTGCGAGTGAGAGGAGCAGAATAATGTCAGAACTGCCGGTCGTGTCGATTGAACACATTGCAAAGTTTGAAGGACAGGATATTACCATCAAGGGATGGATCCGCAACCGCCGTTCAAGTGGAAAGTTAAGTTTTTTGACGCTGCGGGATGGCACTGGAGATCTTCAGGCCATCCTAAGCAAGGCAGAAGTAGGAGAAGATCAATTTATCTTGAGCGGACAATTAACCCAGGAGTCTTCCGTCGTACTTGCCGGGAAGCCACGGAAGGATGTCCGTGCCCCGGGTGGATTCGAGCTGGATGTGTCGAAAATTCAGGTTATTCAAATTGCCGAACCCTTTCCAATCCAACCGAAGGAACATGGCACCGGATTTCTGATGGAGTATCGGCATCTGTGGCTGCGTTCACGACGTCAACATGCCATTTTACGAGTTCGCCATGAAATCATTCGGACCTGTCGAAATTTTTTTGATGATCGAGGTTTTACCTTAATTGATACGCCGATTTTCACCCCAAACGCCTGTGAGGGCACCACGACCTTATTCCAAACTCAATATTTTGACCAGGTAGCTTACCTGGCGCAAAGCGGGCAATTATATGGAGAAGCGGCGGCGGCGGCTTTTGGAAAAATATACTGTTTCGGCCCAACCTTTCGAGCTGAAAAATCAAAAACCCGACGACACCTGATGGAGTTTTGGATGGTGGAGCCGGAAATGGCATATGCCGACCTACCGGATGCCATGCAACTGGCGGAGGAACTGGTTTCCACAGTCATTCAGCGGGTGGTCGATACTCGCCGACCTGAATTGGAAATCCTAGAGCGGGATATTCCTAAATTAGAAGCCATGGTCAGGCCCTTTCCACGAATAACCTATGAGGAGGCCCTGACGCGTCTTCAGCAGAAGGGGGTCGCCATTCAATTTGGTGACGATTTCGGAGCGGATGACGAAACATCTTTGGCTCAAGAATTTGATCGTCCGGTGATTGTTCACCGTTATCCGGCTGCCGCTAAAGCCTTTTATATGGCTAAAGATCCAGAGAGGCCGGATTTGGCGTTATGTATGGATATGCTCGCCCCTGAGGGATATGGAGAAATTATTGGAGGGGGACAACGAATTCATGATTTGGATGAATTGCTGAAGCAGATTCAAGCTCACGACCTTCCTCAAGAAGCCTTTAAGTGGTATATAGATCTGCGGCGATATGGGACGGTTCCTCATGCTGGTTTTGGAATGGGAATTGAACGGGTCGTTGCCTGGATTTGTGGGTTAGACCATGTTCGAGAAACGATTCCTTTCCCCAGGATGCTCTATACGTTGTATCCTTAGAATGTCTATTGGGAATGACCTTGAGGTTCCCAAATATTTTTGGCACGGCTCCTGAATTTCTTTTTCCCTAGCTCCTGCCTTTTCACAGCATTTTTTGAATGCTTGACATCATTGGCAAGGGTTGTATACTTCCAGGTGTGGGAGGAAGTGGGGTGATTTCCACATGTATTGTAAAAATGAAACAAATCATGAATGAATGATGTTCATATACCGGTACTCGTCGAGGAAATCAGTTTTTGGCTTAATCCGCTTCCTGGTGGGGTCTATGTAGATTGTACAGTGGGATTGGGTGGAACGTCGCTGAAATTACTGGAAAAGTCTGGGAAAAATGCTCATATTATTGGTTTGGATCGTGATTATCAAGCCGTTGCTATTGCGAAAAAGACATTAAGTGAATATGAATCATCAGTAAATATAGAACATGGGAATTTCTCCCACATCAAAGATGTGGTTCAGAAGTCCGGCTATGAAAAAGTTGACGGGGTTGTGTTCGATTTAGGGGTGTCTTCTATGCAGTTGGACCAACCAGAGCGGGGCTTTAGTTTTTCCCAAAGTGGGCCATTGGATATGCGAATGGATCAAACTCAGAAGGTGACCGCAGCTGATTTGGTAAATCACCTCCCGGAAAAAGAGTTAGCGGATGTCATTTTTACGTATGGTGAAGAACGGTATTCACGTCGAATCGCCCGTGCAATTGTGCAGGCCAGAAACGTCAGTCTTATTCAAACCACCCAGGCCCTGGTAGCTGTTCTTGAGGGCGCGCTGCCCTATGCTTACAAAAAGGGGCGCTTACATTTTGCCACTAGAACCTTTCAGGCTCTTCGAATACGCGTGAATCGGGAATTGGATTTGATTGAGCCGGCCCTACGAGATGCTGTCGATCTGTTGAAGGAAGGCGGAAGGGTGTGTGTCGTGGCGTTTCACTCGTTGGAAGATCGTATTGTGAAACAAACGTTTCGTTCTATGGCAAAGAGAGAGCATCCAAGCGTTGCATTGCTAGTCAAGAAACCTGTGATTCCAAGTGTACTGGAAATTCAACAAAATCCTCGTGCCAGAAGCGCTAAGTTACGTGTGGCCGAGCGCCTTCCGGAAGGAGTAACCCTATGAGGAAAACTGTGTTCCTTGGCGTCATGATTCTTTTGGGGGTGTGGTGTCTCCTGTATGTTGGGGTCAAGATAGACATGTGGCGCCTAGGGTATGCCATTGAAGAGCTGGAATCTCAGCGTGCGGAATTCAAGAAACAGCAGGAAGGCTTGCAGGTTCGGCTGTCACAGTTAACGGATCCCCAACGAGTCGCTCAACGGGCGCAAAGTCAATTGGGACTCACCGTAGCTCAGGAGGGGCAGATTGTGATGGTCTCCCTGGATACATTACCCCCGTCTGAATCTGGTGAAAATTTTCCTGTTCGTTTAGTCCGTGAATTTTCCGATACCATCGTGAGCCTTCCGTGAAAAATCCCTCACCGGACATTCATCCCGTCTGTCGAATCCGAAGTGGCATTGTGTGTTTGGGGCTCCTTTGCGGGTTTGCGCTTATTGGTTGTCGACTTTTTTACCTACAGGTCCTTCAAGCGGATGTTGGGGCCCATCAGGCACAACAGCAACACGAAAAGACCGTGGTGGTTCAACCAGATCGAGGGGTAATTGTTGACAGCCAAGGACATCCATTGGCTCTCAATGTGGAAGTGGCATCCTTATATGTGAGGCCACCGTCCTTGAATGATCCACAACGAGTTGCCCGGTCATTAGCGCCGATCTTGCAGATGCCGGCCAAGGAATTACGTGACCTGTTCACACGAAATCAGCCTTACGTTTGGGTTAAACGCAATATTCCGGAATCCGTCGTCAAGGAATTAGAGGCCTTGAATATATCAGGATTGGGGTTGACCAAAGAACCGCATCGTTTTTATCCGAAGGGAGAATTGGTCTCTCATCTCGTGGGGTTTGCCGGAATTGATAGCCAGGGCTTGGAAGGGGTGGAACTTCAATATGAATCCTATCTACGGGGTGAAAAAAACCTGGTGAAATACCAAAGGGACGCGTTGGGCAGAAAGCTTGCTTCACCCCCAAGTCATGATTCCGTCCCCTTGTCGACTGGGTACCATCTCACTTTGACTATTGATGAGGTTGTTCAATTTATTGCGGAGGCGGAGTTGGCGCAAGCCTTAAAGCAAAGCGGTGCGAAGTCTGGAAGCATTGTGATTATGGATCCCTTAACCGGGGCGATTCTGGCGTGGGCACTTCATCCCACCTTTGACCCTAATCACCTAGGGCAGTTTTCCACGCAGGATTGGCGCAATCGAGTGGTGACGGATTCCTATGAGCCGGGGTCAACGTTAAAGATTGTGGTGGCAGCGGCGGCGCTTGAAGAGGGGGTGATGTCCCCAGACACGTTAATCTATGGTGGTGATGGAAAGATGTCGGTGGCGGGGACGATTGTCCATGATCCGGCAAAAACCAGTTGGATGACGTTTTCCGAAGCGTTGGCGCAATCGAGTAATGTGGGTGCGATCAAAGTCGCAATGGAACTCGGGCAAGGCAGGGTATTTCGGTATTTGAAAGCATTTGGATTTGGAGAAAAAACGGAAATTGATCTCCCGGGAGAATCCTCAGGGATTCTCCGAGACCCCAACAAATGGAGTGGTCGAAGCCTCTCTTCAATTGCCATGGGGCAAGAAATCGCCGTCACCCCGATACAAATGGTCACGGCCATGTCGGTAGTGGCTAATGGTGGTTGGCTGATGACGCCGTACGTTGTCTCCTCGATCCTGGACTCCCACGGACAGGCCGTGCTGACAAAAGATCCGCAACCCAAACGGCGACCCATCTCCCTTGAAACAACCACTACGTTAACTCGGATTCTCGAAGCCGCGGTAGAGGTAGGAACCGGCAAACGGGCCAGGCTTGCCGGTTATCGAGCTGCGGGCAAGACCGGGACCGCTCAAAAAATTGACCCGAAAACCGGGTCCTACTCATCTTCGCAAGTGATTGCCTCATTTGTCGGATTCGCACCAGTCGAGCGGCCACGCCTTGCCATGTTAGTCGTCATTGATGAACCGACGATCGGGAACTGGGGGGGAGAAATTGCCGCTCCGGTCTTTCGAAAGGTCGCAGAGCGAGTCTTGCCCCATTTAGGAGTGTTGCCCGGTGGATCCGCAGTTATTCGGACAGCAGCGGCCAATTCGCCCATTCCTTCACCGCAGCCTATTGTGCAGTAACCTGTGACGCTACGAGAGCTTCTTGCCTCATTGGATATGGTGCTAAGTGAAGGAGATCTTCAGCCTGAGGTTCTGTCCATTACCGAAGACTCCCGGCAAGTAAAGCCTGGTTCGGTATTTGTGGCAATCAAAGGGGAGCACTATGATGGGCATCAGTTTGTGAGACAGGCTCAACAACAAGGGGCTGTTGGTGTGGTGGTGGAAGAGGACTTTGAGAGGCATGCCCCACTGGTAGGAGGCGCGACAGCTCTCATTAAAGTGAAAAACTCTCGAAAGGCGTTGGGTTTGTTGGCGGCAAAATTGTCCGGTCTGCCTTCTGCCCATCTGCACATGGTGGGAGTCACGGGGACGAATGGCAAAACGACGGTGACGTATTTAGCCAAATCCCTGCTGGAAGCTCAAGGACATCGTGTGGGGCTGTTGGGAACGGTAGGCTATGTGTTCGGGACCGAACATCGTGCGGCGTCACATACCACCCCTGCTTCTGTCGAGCTACAGGACATGTTAAAGGCCATGGTGAATGCCGGGTCGGATGCCGCGGTCATGGAAGTTTCTTCCCATGCGTTGGCTTTAGATCGGATAGCCGGTTGTGAATTCGACATAGTCGTGTTTACCAATCTGACGCAAGACCATTTAGATTTTCATCACACATTGGATGCCTATTTTCAGGCCAAACTCCGCTTATTTACAGAATGCGTCGATAGCGGACAGAAGACCCGCCCCAAACGAGCCCTTGTCAATGCGGATGATGAACGGGGGCCACTAATTCTCCAACATTGTTCGATTCCAACTTGGACCTATGGGCTCCATGCCCACGCAGACATCAGAGCGGAAGCCATCCGTCTCTCCATGGGAGGAACGGACTTTCGGGTGAACAGTCCCCATGGCCTGTTGAGGATCAAGAGCCAATTGGTGGGCGAGCATAATGTGTCTAATATGTTGGCGGCCATCGGGATTGCACTGGAAATGGGCATGACGGTTCCGATGATTGAACAAGCCGTGCAGTCAGTGGCGAATGTTCCTGGACGATTTGAACGGATCAATGAAGGCCAACCATTTACGGTCGTCGTGGATTACGCCCATACCGAAGATGCCCTGTATCGGTTGCTTCGAGCGGCAAAGGCTATTACAGAAGGACGAATCATTACCGTGTTTGGCTGTGGGGGCGATCGGGATGCCGGGAAAAGACCCAAGATGGGGCAGGTTGCGGCACGACACAGCGATGTGGTGATCGTTACGTCCGATAATCCACGAACGGAAAATCCTCACACAATCCTGACTCAAATCGAACAGGGGATTAAAGCTCTGCGTCCGGAAGAACGGTGTTCGTATCAGATCATCGCCGATCGAGCCGAAGCCATTCATGCCGCAGTGTCAGAAGCCAAGGGCGGAGATCTGTTGTTGATAGCAGGGAAGGGGCATGAAGACTACCAAATTCTTGGCACTCAGAAAATTCATTTTGATGATCGTGAAGAAGCCAGGAAGGCGATCCAACGACAGATGAGTTCCAGGTAGCTCAGACCACCCGATATGGCAGCTTTTGAGATAGACGAAGTGCTCGATGCGACTGAGGGAAAGCTGATCCTCCAGGGAGCCCAGAAACGAAAAATGCTTCGAGTGCAAACTGATTCGCGGGAGATTAAATCCGGCGATCTGTTTCTGGCCTTGAAAGGGGAGAAATTCGATGGCCATGATTTTGTGAAAACGGCCTGCAAACTGGGAGCCCGAGGAGTGATTGTTGAAGGGGCGCGGGCCGGAGAGATGTTGACGCAGGTGCGTCGGGCTGGCTTGGGTCCCGTCATGGTGGTGGAGGTAAAAAATACTCTGCGAGCCTATCAGGGCCTAGCCAGATTTCATCGATTGCGTTTTTCAATTCCTGTGGTGGCCATTACCGGCAGCAATGGAAAAACCACGACGAAGGAAATGGTGTATCAAGTCCTGGCGACCCGCTGGCGCGTTCATAAAACGCAGGAGAATTTTAATAATGCCATCGGCGTACCCAGGACCCTCCTGGGCCTTCACGCCGGACATCAGGCTGCGGTGATTGAAATGGGGGTGGATCAAGTGGGACAGACCACCCAATTGTGTGACATGACCAGACCGACCGCAGGGGTGATCACCAATGTCGGTCCCGACCATTTGGAATTCTATGGCACGATGGCCAGGTCGGCGATATCGAAGGCTGAATTATTGGATTGGCTTCCTCAAAGTGATGGTGGGGCAATCCTGAATGCGGACGACCGATATTTTGGAAAGTTTTCCCGGAAGGCAAAATGCCCTGTGATCTCATTTGGGTTCTCGGCCCAGGCGGATGTTCGTG
The sequence above is a segment of the Nitrospira sp. MA-1 genome. Coding sequences within it:
- the xseB gene encoding exodeoxyribonuclease VII small subunit, with product MAVLKFEKALSRLETIVAELERGELSLDESLRIFEEGVKLSKTCLKMLDDAERKVEILVQDKDGRKRIQAFSVEDSNLPES
- a CDS encoding TlyA family RNA methyltransferase; its protein translation is MKAVQPSAPSRKSSKERLDSLVLNHELVSSREQACRLILAGRVKVDGVLIDKPGKLVATTVSVEVTKPEYAYASRAGEKLAPALDAFCISCLDFVVMDVGASTGGFTDCVLQRGANRVYAIDVGYGQLDWRLRTDHRVVVMDRCNIRHLCPKDIPEPVDLAVIDVSFISLRLVLPVILPVLRDQAYLVALVKPQFEVGKGQVGKGGIVRDERLREQVRDGFVDYARSLCLDVIGVMDSTLLGKKGNKEMLVGMKKNGKMSAEGSKPIACGSPLP
- a CDS encoding NAD-dependent epimerase/dehydratase family protein; the encoded protein is MSTKILVTGGAGFIGSHLVDRLIQEGNEVIVVDNLSTGKRKNVNKKAQFYKMDIQSKRIERVFRNERPLIVVHLAAQMSVRHSTEDPSFDAQVNILGTINVLEHAVKQGVRKVTFASSGGVVYGEQGVFPAAESHRTEPLSPYGISKLAGEKYLAYYTNATGLRYVALRFANVYGPRQDSEGEAGVVAIFSKQMLDGGQPIVNGTGKQTRDFVYVDDVVEAILVTLGEDVQGIFNVGTGQETTINECYGIIKNLTKCQCKDLYGAAKKGEQFRSVLDVTKLREVFGWDPQVTLEEGLTRTVDYFRGTEK
- a CDS encoding rhodanese-like domain-containing protein — its product is MSYTITVRDLKARMDKGDQIFLLDVREPHEYSIAKIEGSVLIPLGQVPHSLKQLDPSAEIVAYCHKGMRSADAVGFLLQQGFSNVKNLIGGIEAWSIEIDQSVPRY
- the asnS gene encoding asparagine--tRNA ligase — encoded protein: MSELPVVSIEHIAKFEGQDITIKGWIRNRRSSGKLSFLTLRDGTGDLQAILSKAEVGEDQFILSGQLTQESSVVLAGKPRKDVRAPGGFELDVSKIQVIQIAEPFPIQPKEHGTGFLMEYRHLWLRSRRQHAILRVRHEIIRTCRNFFDDRGFTLIDTPIFTPNACEGTTTLFQTQYFDQVAYLAQSGQLYGEAAAAAFGKIYCFGPTFRAEKSKTRRHLMEFWMVEPEMAYADLPDAMQLAEELVSTVIQRVVDTRRPELEILERDIPKLEAMVRPFPRITYEEALTRLQQKGVAIQFGDDFGADDETSLAQEFDRPVIVHRYPAAAKAFYMAKDPERPDLALCMDMLAPEGYGEIIGGGQRIHDLDELLKQIQAHDLPQEAFKWYIDLRRYGTVPHAGFGMGIERVVAWICGLDHVRETIPFPRMLYTLYP
- the rsmH gene encoding 16S rRNA (cytosine(1402)-N(4))-methyltransferase RsmH — protein: MNDVHIPVLVEEISFWLNPLPGGVYVDCTVGLGGTSLKLLEKSGKNAHIIGLDRDYQAVAIAKKTLSEYESSVNIEHGNFSHIKDVVQKSGYEKVDGVVFDLGVSSMQLDQPERGFSFSQSGPLDMRMDQTQKVTAADLVNHLPEKELADVIFTYGEERYSRRIARAIVQARNVSLIQTTQALVAVLEGALPYAYKKGRLHFATRTFQALRIRVNRELDLIEPALRDAVDLLKEGGRVCVVAFHSLEDRIVKQTFRSMAKREHPSVALLVKKPVIPSVLEIQQNPRARSAKLRVAERLPEGVTL
- a CDS encoding penicillin-binding protein 2, which gives rise to MKNPSPDIHPVCRIRSGIVCLGLLCGFALIGCRLFYLQVLQADVGAHQAQQQHEKTVVVQPDRGVIVDSQGHPLALNVEVASLYVRPPSLNDPQRVARSLAPILQMPAKELRDLFTRNQPYVWVKRNIPESVVKELEALNISGLGLTKEPHRFYPKGELVSHLVGFAGIDSQGLEGVELQYESYLRGEKNLVKYQRDALGRKLASPPSHDSVPLSTGYHLTLTIDEVVQFIAEAELAQALKQSGAKSGSIVIMDPLTGAILAWALHPTFDPNHLGQFSTQDWRNRVVTDSYEPGSTLKIVVAAAALEEGVMSPDTLIYGGDGKMSVAGTIVHDPAKTSWMTFSEALAQSSNVGAIKVAMELGQGRVFRYLKAFGFGEKTEIDLPGESSGILRDPNKWSGRSLSSIAMGQEIAVTPIQMVTAMSVVANGGWLMTPYVVSSILDSHGQAVLTKDPQPKRRPISLETTTTLTRILEAAVEVGTGKRARLAGYRAAGKTGTAQKIDPKTGSYSSSQVIASFVGFAPVERPRLAMLVVIDEPTIGNWGGEIAAPVFRKVAERVLPHLGVLPGGSAVIRTAAANSPIPSPQPIVQ
- a CDS encoding UDP-N-acetylmuramoyl-L-alanyl-D-glutamate--2,6-diaminopimelate ligase; the protein is MTLRELLASLDMVLSEGDLQPEVLSITEDSRQVKPGSVFVAIKGEHYDGHQFVRQAQQQGAVGVVVEEDFERHAPLVGGATALIKVKNSRKALGLLAAKLSGLPSAHLHMVGVTGTNGKTTVTYLAKSLLEAQGHRVGLLGTVGYVFGTEHRAASHTTPASVELQDMLKAMVNAGSDAAVMEVSSHALALDRIAGCEFDIVVFTNLTQDHLDFHHTLDAYFQAKLRLFTECVDSGQKTRPKRALVNADDERGPLILQHCSIPTWTYGLHAHADIRAEAIRLSMGGTDFRVNSPHGLLRIKSQLVGEHNVSNMLAAIGIALEMGMTVPMIEQAVQSVANVPGRFERINEGQPFTVVVDYAHTEDALYRLLRAAKAITEGRIITVFGCGGDRDAGKRPKMGQVAARHSDVVIVTSDNPRTENPHTILTQIEQGIKALRPEERCSYQIIADRAEAIHAAVSEAKGGDLLLIAGKGHEDYQILGTQKIHFDDREEARKAIQRQMSSR
- the murF gene encoding UDP-N-acetylmuramoyl-tripeptide--D-alanyl-D-alanine ligase encodes the protein MAAFEIDEVLDATEGKLILQGAQKRKMLRVQTDSREIKSGDLFLALKGEKFDGHDFVKTACKLGARGVIVEGARAGEMLTQVRRAGLGPVMVVEVKNTLRAYQGLARFHRLRFSIPVVAITGSNGKTTTKEMVYQVLATRWRVHKTQENFNNAIGVPRTLLGLHAGHQAAVIEMGVDQVGQTTQLCDMTRPTAGVITNVGPDHLEFYGTMARSAISKAELLDWLPQSDGGAILNADDRYFGKFSRKAKCPVISFGFSAQADVRAADSEWNGRRTAFRLFLPHRKLAKRASVRIMGPHNIANALAGAAVGCAMGLSGDDIVSGLHKFRPAPMRSEIRRWGGVLYLYDCYNANPASVKVALESLVGLNSTRRTIAVLGDMLELGPKEAQFHQEIGREAAKLHVTHLIACGAFGHNMSEGVQNVHGPTQVSVVRDAMEAGALLKTMVKRGDAVLIKASRGAKMERVLDAVRPGS